From the genome of Streptomyces sp. NBC_01317, one region includes:
- a CDS encoding ABC transporter substrate-binding protein: MNRKTLVLSAVVGLLAPVLAGCGGSDGGSGGGDAIVLGTTDPFVATKEAPAPLDPAYTYDTNSWNLLKQTLQTLLYIPRGGGEPVPDAASQCGFTDTGSESYRCTLRSGLTFSNGDPITAEDVKYSLERVSNINDPNAAVGLLANIDKIETSGDNGIVFHLKTADATFPYKLSTPIAGIIDPKVYAPKKLLEGFKLEGSGPYTFKAEVKDGKMLKAVYTKNPKYKGALKLQNSKVEVRYFPTAEEMAAALKKGDIDVMTRSMTPKMIQEMQAKPDDTINLTEIPGQEIRYLAFNTNAPVVKEKAVRQAIASVVNRGDLIKKVYGPMADPLYSVIPSGITGHTNSFFNEYGDGNKAEAAKFLSEAGIATPVKFTLNYTTDHYGAVTKSEFETLRDQLNSSGLFSVDLKGEPWATFVPKKNEGKFPVFGLGWFPDFPDPDNYIAPFLDKDNILSSPYVNKKAIDTLIPESRREADRSAASNTFAELQNIVSSDVPMLPLWQGKQYIAARDDIFGVEWTLDSGANLHLWELGRGTSGS, encoded by the coding sequence GTGATGCCATTGTCCTGGGCACCACGGACCCGTTCGTGGCGACCAAGGAAGCCCCGGCTCCCCTCGACCCGGCGTACACCTACGACACCAACAGCTGGAACCTTCTCAAGCAGACGCTCCAGACGCTGCTGTACATCCCGCGCGGCGGCGGTGAGCCCGTGCCGGACGCCGCCAGTCAGTGCGGCTTCACCGACACCGGCAGCGAGAGCTACCGCTGCACCCTGCGCTCGGGCCTCACGTTCTCCAACGGCGACCCGATCACCGCCGAGGACGTCAAGTACTCCCTGGAGCGCGTCAGCAACATCAACGACCCCAACGCGGCCGTCGGCCTGCTGGCCAACATCGACAAGATCGAGACCAGCGGCGACAACGGGATCGTCTTCCACCTCAAGACGGCGGACGCCACGTTCCCGTACAAGCTCTCGACGCCCATCGCCGGCATCATCGACCCCAAGGTCTACGCGCCGAAGAAGCTCCTCGAAGGCTTCAAGCTCGAGGGCTCCGGTCCGTACACCTTCAAGGCGGAGGTGAAGGACGGCAAGATGCTCAAGGCCGTCTACACCAAGAACCCGAAGTACAAGGGCGCGCTGAAGCTCCAGAACAGCAAGGTCGAGGTCCGGTACTTCCCGACCGCCGAAGAGATGGCCGCCGCGCTGAAGAAGGGTGACATCGACGTGATGACCCGTTCGATGACGCCCAAGATGATCCAGGAGATGCAGGCGAAGCCGGACGACACCATCAACCTGACCGAGATACCCGGTCAGGAGATCCGCTACCTCGCCTTCAACACCAACGCGCCGGTCGTCAAGGAGAAGGCCGTACGCCAGGCCATCGCGTCCGTCGTCAACCGCGGCGACCTCATCAAGAAGGTCTACGGCCCGATGGCCGACCCGCTCTACTCCGTCATCCCGTCCGGCATCACCGGCCACACCAACTCGTTCTTCAACGAGTACGGCGACGGGAACAAGGCGGAGGCGGCGAAGTTCCTCTCCGAGGCGGGCATCGCGACCCCGGTGAAGTTCACGCTGAACTACACCACCGACCACTACGGTGCCGTGACGAAGAGCGAATTCGAGACACTCCGGGATCAGCTGAACTCCAGCGGGCTGTTCTCCGTGGATCTCAAGGGCGAACCGTGGGCGACCTTCGTTCCCAAGAAGAACGAAGGCAAGTTCCCGGTCTTCGGGCTCGGCTGGTTCCCCGACTTCCCGGACCCCGACAACTACATCGCACCGTTCCTGGACAAGGACAACATCCTCAGCAGCCCCTACGTCAACAAGAAGGCGATCGACACGCTGATCCCCGAGTCGCGCCGTGAGGCCGACCGCAGCGCCGCGTCGAACACCTTCGCCGAGCTCCAGAACATCGTCTCCTCCGACGTACCGATGCTGCCGCTGTGGCAGGGCAAGCAGTACATCGCCGCGCGGGACGACATCTTCGGGGTGGAGTGGACGCTCGACTCGGGCGCCAACCTGCACCTCTGGGAACTGGGGCGTGGCACCTCCGGATCCTGA
- a CDS encoding ABC transporter substrate-binding protein — protein MKARTSKWTSAPLGAGLAIALLGGCGTESDGGAADTGSAIVVGMSDDVLATDPASGYDPGSWLLFNNVFQSLLSFPKGGSVPQPEAARACAFENGSRTYRCTLRDGLTFSNGDSLTSEDVKFSFERAIRIDDPAGPAPLLSTIGSIATPDARTVIFHLTVPDATFPSKIASGAGSIVDHRAYPADSLRKDGKAVGSGPYTLTSLDTSRAVFGVNSRYDGTAQVKNPGITLSLFHGNQKKLATALEKGDIDVAYRGLTAPDIAELQDSTAASDQGIDVVEGTSAEVQHLVFNMDDPVTGRLGVRQAIAYLVDRDALVSKVYRSTATPLYSIVPAGITAHNTAFFDLYGDSPQPAEAARALRSEGITGKVKLTLWSTPSRYGPATDQEFRAIAAQLDASGLFDARVRSVPFDQYEKGIAAGKYGVYVKGWVPDYPDPDNFTQPFFGKDNVLQNHYENPDITGRIIPDTAAQANRGATERDFGELQDDVARDLPILPLWQGKQYAVAYDNISGLEWTLDASTVFRFWEISKD, from the coding sequence GTGAAGGCACGCACCAGCAAATGGACCAGCGCTCCGCTCGGAGCGGGGCTCGCGATCGCCCTGCTGGGCGGCTGCGGAACCGAGAGCGACGGGGGAGCGGCCGACACCGGCAGCGCGATCGTCGTCGGCATGTCGGACGACGTCCTGGCCACCGATCCGGCCTCGGGCTACGACCCCGGATCGTGGCTCCTGTTCAACAACGTCTTCCAGTCCCTGCTGAGCTTCCCCAAGGGCGGCTCCGTCCCCCAGCCGGAAGCCGCGCGGGCCTGCGCGTTCGAGAACGGAAGCAGGACCTACCGCTGCACCCTGCGGGACGGCCTCACCTTCAGCAACGGCGACTCCCTCACCTCCGAGGACGTCAAGTTCTCCTTCGAGCGGGCCATCAGGATCGACGACCCCGCCGGGCCCGCGCCGCTGCTCTCCACGATCGGCTCGATCGCCACCCCGGACGCGCGGACCGTGATCTTCCACCTCACGGTCCCCGACGCCACGTTCCCCAGCAAGATCGCGTCGGGCGCCGGCTCGATCGTGGACCACCGCGCCTACCCCGCGGACAGCCTCCGCAAGGACGGCAAGGCCGTCGGCTCAGGGCCGTACACCCTCACGTCGCTCGACACCTCCAGGGCCGTCTTCGGGGTCAACTCCCGCTACGACGGCACCGCCCAGGTCAAGAACCCGGGCATCACCCTGAGCCTGTTCCACGGGAACCAGAAGAAGCTGGCGACCGCGCTGGAGAAGGGTGACATCGATGTCGCGTACCGCGGCCTGACCGCCCCCGACATCGCGGAACTCCAGGACTCCACCGCCGCCTCCGACCAGGGCATCGACGTCGTCGAAGGCACCAGCGCCGAGGTCCAGCACCTCGTCTTCAACATGGACGACCCCGTCACGGGACGCCTCGGCGTACGCCAGGCCATCGCCTACCTGGTCGACCGCGACGCCCTCGTCAGCAAGGTCTACCGGTCCACGGCGACCCCCCTCTACTCGATCGTCCCGGCCGGCATCACCGCCCACAACACGGCCTTCTTCGACCTGTACGGAGACAGCCCGCAGCCCGCCGAGGCCGCGCGGGCCCTCCGGTCCGAAGGCATCACCGGCAAGGTGAAACTCACCCTGTGGTCCACCCCGAGCCGCTACGGACCCGCCACCGACCAGGAGTTCCGGGCCATCGCCGCACAGCTCGACGCGAGCGGCCTCTTCGACGCGCGTGTGCGCTCCGTACCCTTCGACCAGTACGAGAAGGGCATCGCGGCCGGCAAGTACGGCGTCTACGTCAAGGGCTGGGTCCCGGACTACCCCGATCCGGACAACTTCACCCAGCCGTTCTTCGGCAAGGACAACGTCCTCCAGAACCACTACGAGAACCCCGACATCACCGGCCGGATCATCCCCGACACCGCCGCCCAGGCCAACCGGGGCGCCACCGAGCGGGACTTCGGCGAACTCCAGGACGACGTGGCCCGCGACCTGCCGATCCTGCCCCTGTGGCAGGGCAAGCAGTACGCGGTCGCCTACGACAACATCTCCGGGCTGGAATGGACGCTCGACGCCTCGACCGTCTTCCGCTTCTGGGAGATCAGCAAGGACTGA
- a CDS encoding response regulator transcription factor, which yields MTVRVLLVDDQPLLRTGFRMILEAEGDIAVVGEAGDGLQAIDQVRALQPDVVLMDIRMPRMDGVEATRQITGPGRDGPAKVLVLTTFDLDEYVVEALRAGASGFLLKDAPANELVQAIRVVAAGEAMLAPSITRRLLDKYADHLPSGEDTVPDTLHTLTDREVEVLKLVARGLSNAEIAADLFVSETTVKTHVGHVLTKLGLRDRVQAAVYAYESGLVRPGAQ from the coding sequence GTGACTGTCCGCGTCCTACTGGTCGATGACCAGCCGCTGTTGCGCACCGGCTTCCGGATGATCCTGGAGGCGGAGGGCGACATCGCGGTCGTCGGTGAGGCCGGGGACGGTCTTCAGGCCATCGACCAGGTGCGCGCGCTCCAGCCCGACGTGGTGCTGATGGACATCCGGATGCCCCGGATGGACGGGGTGGAGGCGACCCGCCAGATCACCGGTCCGGGCCGGGACGGTCCGGCGAAGGTGCTGGTCCTGACGACGTTCGACCTCGATGAGTACGTGGTGGAGGCGCTGCGGGCGGGGGCGAGCGGTTTCCTGCTCAAGGACGCGCCGGCGAACGAGCTGGTGCAGGCGATCCGGGTGGTGGCGGCGGGCGAGGCGATGCTCGCGCCGAGCATCACGCGCCGGCTCCTGGACAAGTACGCGGACCATCTGCCGTCGGGCGAGGACACGGTGCCGGACACCCTGCACACGCTGACGGACCGTGAGGTCGAGGTGTTGAAACTGGTCGCGCGGGGGTTGTCGAACGCGGAGATCGCCGCCGACCTGTTCGTGAGCGAGACGACGGTCAAGACACATGTGGGTCATGTGCTGACGAAGCTGGGGCTGCGCGACCGGGTGCAGGCGGCGGTGTACGCGTACGAGAGCGGGCTGGTGCGCCCCGGCGCGCAGTGA
- a CDS encoding RecB family exonuclease, whose protein sequence is MVFRSLSVSGRRVCVMSTSRPPTSLSPSRASDFMQCPLLYRFRVIDKLPEKPSEAATRGTLVHAVLERLFDAPAAERTAPRARSLVPGQWDRLLESRPELAELFAGDPEGERLTRWLGEAEQLVERWFSLEDPTRLEPAERELFVETELASGLRLRGVIDRVDVAPTGEVRIVDYKTGKAPRPEYAEGALFQMKFYALVVWRWKRVVPRRLQLVYLGSGEVVTYDPVEADLERVERKLLALWEAIELATETGDWRPRPTKLCGWCDHQAVCPEFGGTPPVYPLPLPSAAVPVPQAGDGTPSVV, encoded by the coding sequence ATGGTATTCCGCTCGCTGTCAGTGTCGGGCCGTAGGGTCTGCGTCATGAGTACCAGCCGACCGCCCACTTCGCTGTCGCCTTCCCGTGCGAGCGACTTCATGCAGTGTCCTTTGCTGTACCGCTTCCGGGTCATCGACAAACTGCCCGAGAAGCCCAGTGAGGCGGCGACCCGCGGGACGCTGGTGCATGCCGTGCTGGAGCGGCTCTTCGACGCGCCGGCGGCGGAGCGTACGGCTCCGCGGGCGAGGTCGCTGGTGCCCGGCCAGTGGGACCGGCTGCTGGAGTCGCGGCCCGAGCTGGCCGAGTTGTTCGCGGGGGACCCGGAGGGCGAGCGGCTGACGCGCTGGCTGGGAGAGGCCGAACAGCTGGTGGAGCGGTGGTTCTCGCTGGAGGACCCGACGCGGCTGGAGCCGGCGGAGCGTGAGCTGTTCGTGGAGACGGAGCTGGCGTCGGGGCTGCGGCTGCGCGGGGTGATCGACCGGGTGGACGTGGCGCCGACGGGTGAGGTGCGGATCGTCGACTACAAGACGGGCAAGGCCCCCCGGCCCGAGTACGCGGAGGGGGCGCTGTTCCAGATGAAGTTCTACGCGCTGGTGGTGTGGCGGTGGAAGCGGGTGGTGCCGCGCCGTCTCCAGCTGGTCTATCTGGGGAGCGGCGAGGTGGTGACGTACGACCCGGTGGAGGCGGATCTGGAGCGGGTGGAGCGCAAGCTGCTGGCGCTGTGGGAGGCGATCGAGCTGGCGACGGAGACGGGTGACTGGCGGCCGCGGCCGACGAAGCTGTGCGGGTGGTGCGACCACCAGGCGGTGTGTCCGGAATTCGGCGGTACGCCTCCGGTGTATCCGCTGCCGTTGCCGTCGGCGGCTGTGCCGGTCCCGCAGGCGGGCGACGGGACTCCGTCGGTCGTCTGA
- a CDS encoding site-2 protease family protein, which translates to MKEDDESGESRRPQPRKGDQAPGGKPARPADPGGGILMGRPFGVPVYVAPSWFLVAALITWIFGGQLGRVLPELGAVRYAIALFFAVAFYGSVLVHELAHTVAALRFKLPVRRIQLQFFGGVSEIEKESETPGREFILAFVGPLLSLVLSGLFYLGLLAVDPGTVPGVLLAGLMISNLIVAAFNLLPGLPLDGGRMLRAVVWKITGKPMSGTVAAAWVGRALAVAVLIGLPLLTQTGALGNTNRDIGGLETVTDALLAAVLAAIIWTGAGNSLRMARLREHLPELQARVLTRRAVPVEAATPLSEALRRANEAGARALVVVDGHGDPTGVVRETAIVGVPQHRRPWVAVSGLAQDLNDGMKVPADLAGEALLDRLRASPATEYLVVEETGEIYGVLSTADVERAFVAAMARPEPR; encoded by the coding sequence GTGAAAGAGGACGACGAGAGCGGCGAGAGCAGGCGGCCGCAGCCCCGGAAGGGGGACCAGGCCCCCGGCGGCAAACCGGCACGGCCCGCGGACCCCGGCGGCGGCATTCTCATGGGCCGCCCCTTCGGCGTACCCGTCTACGTCGCCCCCAGCTGGTTCCTGGTCGCCGCCCTGATCACCTGGATCTTCGGCGGCCAGCTCGGCCGCGTCCTGCCCGAGCTGGGCGCCGTACGCTACGCGATCGCCCTCTTCTTCGCGGTCGCCTTCTACGGCTCCGTCCTCGTCCACGAACTGGCCCACACCGTCGCCGCCCTGCGCTTCAAACTCCCCGTACGCCGCATCCAGCTCCAGTTCTTCGGCGGCGTCTCCGAGATCGAGAAGGAATCCGAGACCCCCGGACGCGAATTCATCCTCGCCTTCGTCGGCCCCCTCCTCTCCCTCGTCCTCTCCGGCCTCTTCTACCTCGGCCTCCTCGCCGTCGACCCCGGCACCGTCCCCGGCGTCCTCCTCGCCGGACTGATGATCTCCAACCTGATCGTCGCCGCCTTCAACCTCCTCCCCGGCCTCCCGCTCGACGGCGGCCGGATGCTCCGCGCCGTCGTCTGGAAGATCACCGGCAAACCCATGAGCGGCACCGTCGCCGCCGCCTGGGTCGGCCGCGCCCTCGCCGTCGCCGTCCTCATCGGCCTCCCGCTCCTCACCCAGACCGGCGCCCTCGGCAACACGAACCGCGACATCGGAGGCCTGGAGACCGTCACCGACGCCCTCCTCGCCGCCGTCCTCGCCGCGATCATCTGGACCGGCGCCGGCAACAGCCTGCGCATGGCCCGCCTCCGCGAACACCTCCCCGAACTCCAGGCCCGCGTCCTCACCCGCCGCGCCGTCCCCGTCGAAGCCGCCACCCCCCTCTCCGAGGCCCTGCGCCGGGCCAACGAAGCGGGAGCCCGCGCCCTCGTCGTCGTGGACGGCCACGGCGACCCCACCGGAGTCGTCCGCGAGACCGCCATCGTCGGCGTCCCCCAGCACCGTCGCCCCTGGGTCGCCGTCAGCGGTCTCGCCCAGGACCTCAACGACGGCATGAAGGTCCCCGCCGACCTCGCCGGCGAAGCACTCCTGGACCGCCTCAGGGCCAGCCCCGCCACCGAGTACCTCGTCGTCGAGGAGACGGGCGAGATCTACGGCGTCCTCTCGACCGCCGACGTGGAACGCGCGTTCGTCGCGGCCATGGCCCGCCCCGAACCGCGCTAG
- a CDS encoding tRNA (adenine-N1)-methyltransferase yields the protein MSEPTGAARRRGPFKVGDQVQLTDPKGRHYTFTLEAGKNFHTHKGSFPHDELIGAPEGSVVRTTGNVAYLALRPLLPDYVLSMPRGAAVVYPKDAGQILAFADIFPGARVVEAGVGSGSLSAFLLRVIGDQGMLHSYERREDFAEIAQQNVERYFGEPHPAWQLTVGDLQDNLSDTDVDRVILDMLAPWECIETVSKALVPGGILCAYVATTTQLARTVETIREFGTFNEPAAWESMVRNWHVEGLAVRPDHRMIGHTGFLITARRLADGVEPPLRRRRPAKGAYGDDYDGPGSASGGAPR from the coding sequence ATGTCCGAACCGACCGGTGCCGCCCGCCGACGCGGGCCCTTCAAGGTCGGGGACCAGGTCCAGCTCACCGATCCCAAGGGACGCCACTACACCTTCACGCTCGAAGCCGGGAAGAACTTCCACACCCACAAAGGGTCCTTCCCGCACGACGAGCTGATCGGTGCTCCCGAGGGCAGCGTGGTCCGAACCACGGGAAACGTCGCCTACCTCGCGCTGCGCCCCCTGCTCCCCGACTATGTCCTGTCCATGCCCCGCGGCGCCGCCGTGGTCTACCCGAAGGACGCCGGCCAGATCCTGGCCTTCGCCGACATCTTCCCCGGCGCGCGCGTCGTCGAGGCCGGTGTGGGCTCCGGCTCACTCAGCGCGTTCCTGCTGCGGGTCATCGGCGACCAGGGCATGCTCCACTCCTACGAGCGCCGCGAGGACTTCGCCGAGATCGCCCAGCAGAACGTGGAACGCTACTTCGGCGAACCCCACCCCGCCTGGCAGCTGACCGTCGGAGACCTCCAGGACAACCTGTCGGACACGGACGTCGACCGGGTCATCCTCGACATGCTCGCCCCCTGGGAGTGCATCGAGACCGTCTCCAAGGCCCTCGTCCCCGGCGGCATCCTCTGCGCCTACGTCGCCACCACCACCCAGCTCGCCCGCACGGTCGAGACCATCAGGGAATTCGGCACGTTCAACGAACCGGCCGCCTGGGAATCCATGGTCCGCAACTGGCACGTCGAGGGCCTCGCCGTCCGCCCCGACCACCGGATGATCGGCCACACCGGCTTCCTCATCACCGCCCGCCGGCTCGCCGACGGCGTCGAACCGCCCCTGCGCCGCCGCCGCCCCGCCAAGGGCGCGTACGGCGACGACTACGACGGCCCCGGCAGCGCCAGCGGCGGCGCCCCGCGCTGA
- a CDS encoding ferredoxin, whose amino-acid sequence MIVQQEATAEGVTEVREPLEVWIDQDLCTGDGICVQYAPEVFELDIDGLAYVKSAGDELLQSPGATTPVPLTLLRDVVDSAKECPGDCIHVRRVSDRVEVYGPDAE is encoded by the coding sequence ATGATCGTGCAGCAGGAGGCCACCGCCGAAGGCGTCACCGAGGTCCGCGAGCCTCTGGAGGTCTGGATCGACCAGGACCTCTGCACCGGGGACGGGATCTGTGTCCAGTACGCCCCGGAGGTCTTCGAGCTCGACATCGACGGGCTGGCGTATGTGAAGAGTGCGGGGGACGAGCTGCTCCAGTCACCGGGAGCGACGACTCCGGTACCGCTGACGCTGTTGCGTGACGTCGTGGACTCCGCGAAGGAGTGCCCGGGCGACTGCATTCACGTACGGCGTGTTTCGGACAGGGTAGAGGTGTACGGCCCCGACGCGGAGTGA
- the arc gene encoding proteasome ATPase, whose product MAAHDDDINRGNRPGRGSEDPAGQVAYLEQEIAVLRRKLADSPRHTRILEERIVELQTNLAGVSAQNERLANTLREARDQIVALKEEVDRLAQPPAGFGVFLQANEDGTADIFTGGRKLRVNVSPSVELEELRRGQELMLNEALNVVEAMAYESAGDIVTLKEILEDGERALVVGHTDEERVVRLAEPLLDINIRPGDALLLEPRSGYVYEVIPKSEVEELVLEEVPDVDYDKIGGLGGQIEMIRDAVELPYLHPDLFKEHELRPPKGILLYGPPGCGKTLIAKAVANSLAKKVAEVTGRPAGKSYFLNIKGPELLNKYVGETERHIRLVFQRAREKASEGTPVIVFFDEMESLFRTRGSGVSSDVENTIVPQLLAEIDGVEGLENVIVIGASNREDMIDPAILRPGRLDVKIKIERPDAEAAKDIFAKYLKSSLPLHADDLSEHHNSRDDAVHGMIQTVVERMYTESEENRFLEVTYANGDKEVLYFKDFNSGAMIQNIVDRSKKMAIKDFLDHNQKGLRVSHLLQACVDEFKENEDLPNTTNPDDWARISGKKGERIVFIRTLVTGKQGADTGRSIDTVANTGQYL is encoded by the coding sequence GTGGCAGCCCACGACGACGACATCAACCGCGGTAACCGGCCGGGGCGGGGGTCAGAAGACCCAGCCGGCCAGGTTGCCTATCTCGAGCAGGAAATCGCCGTCCTGCGACGAAAGCTCGCCGACTCTCCGCGGCACACGAGGATTCTCGAAGAGCGGATCGTCGAGTTGCAGACGAACCTGGCGGGTGTGTCCGCGCAGAACGAGCGGCTCGCCAATACGCTCCGTGAGGCCCGCGACCAGATCGTGGCCCTCAAGGAAGAGGTCGACCGGCTCGCACAGCCGCCGGCCGGCTTCGGTGTTTTTCTACAGGCGAACGAGGACGGAACGGCCGACATCTTCACCGGGGGCCGCAAGCTCCGGGTGAACGTCAGCCCCAGCGTCGAGCTCGAAGAACTCAGACGCGGCCAGGAACTCATGCTCAACGAGGCCCTCAACGTGGTCGAGGCCATGGCCTACGAGAGCGCCGGGGACATCGTCACCCTCAAGGAGATCCTGGAGGACGGCGAGCGCGCCCTGGTGGTCGGCCACACCGACGAGGAACGGGTGGTACGGCTCGCCGAGCCGCTGCTCGACATCAACATCCGCCCCGGCGACGCCCTGCTCCTCGAACCCCGCTCCGGGTACGTCTACGAAGTCATCCCCAAGAGCGAGGTCGAGGAACTCGTCCTCGAAGAGGTCCCCGACGTCGACTACGACAAGATCGGCGGCCTCGGCGGCCAGATCGAAATGATCCGCGACGCCGTCGAGCTCCCGTACCTCCACCCGGACCTCTTCAAGGAACACGAGCTGCGGCCGCCGAAGGGCATCCTGCTCTACGGCCCGCCCGGCTGCGGAAAGACCCTCATCGCCAAGGCAGTCGCCAACTCCCTTGCCAAGAAGGTCGCCGAAGTCACCGGCAGGCCCGCCGGGAAGAGCTACTTCCTCAACATCAAGGGCCCCGAACTCCTCAACAAATACGTCGGCGAGACCGAGCGGCACATCCGCCTGGTCTTCCAGCGCGCCCGTGAGAAGGCCAGCGAGGGCACCCCCGTCATCGTCTTCTTCGACGAGATGGAATCCCTCTTCCGCACCCGCGGATCCGGCGTCAGCTCGGACGTGGAGAACACCATCGTCCCCCAGCTGCTCGCCGAGATCGACGGAGTGGAAGGCCTGGAGAACGTCATCGTCATCGGCGCCTCCAACCGGGAAGACATGATCGACCCCGCGATCCTGCGGCCCGGACGCCTCGATGTGAAGATCAAGATCGAGCGCCCGGACGCGGAGGCCGCGAAGGACATCTTCGCCAAGTACCTCAAGTCCTCGCTGCCCCTCCACGCGGACGATCTCTCCGAGCACCACAATTCCCGCGACGACGCGGTACACGGCATGATCCAGACCGTGGTCGAACGGATGTACACCGAGTCCGAGGAGAACCGCTTCCTCGAAGTCACGTACGCCAACGGAGACAAGGAAGTCCTCTATTTCAAGGACTTCAACTCCGGCGCCATGATCCAGAACATCGTCGACCGGTCGAAGAAGATGGCCATCAAGGACTTCCTCGACCACAACCAGAAGGGCCTCCGCGTCTCCCACCTCCTCCAGGCCTGCGTGGACGAGTTCAAGGAGAACGAGGACCTGCCCAACACCACCAACCCCGACGACTGGGCCAGGATCTCCGGAAAGAAGGGCGAGCGGATCGTATTCATCCGCACCCTCGTCACCGGAAAACAGGGCGCGGACACCGGACGCTCCATCGACACGGTCGCGAACACCGGTCAATACCTGTAG
- the dop gene encoding depupylase/deamidase Dop, with protein MTVRRVMGIETEYGISVPGHPNANAMLTSSQIVNAYAAAMHRARRARWDFEEENPLRDARGFDLARETADSSQLTDEDIGLANVILTNGARLYVDHAHPEYSSPEITNPRDAVLWDKAGERIMAEAAERAAQLPGAQPIHLYKNNTDNKGASYGTHENYLMKRETPFSDIVRHLTPFFVSRQVVTGAGRVGIGQDGHEHGFQISQRADYFEVEVGLETTLKRPIINTRDEPHSDAEKYRRLHVIIGDANLSEISTYLKLGTTSLVLSMIEDGFINVDLAVDQPVRTLHQVSHDPTLARLITLRSGRTLTAVQLQMEYFELARKYTEERYGADADEQTKDILVRWEDTLNRLENDPMSLSGELDWITKREILEGYRRRDNLDWDAARLHLVDLQYADVRPEKGLYNRLVARGKMSRLLDDQDVERARTKPPEDTRAYFRGRCLEQYADDVAAASWDSVIFDLPGRDSLQRVPTLEPLRGTRNHVKELLDRCRTAEELVRVLSGG; from the coding sequence ATGACCGTACGGCGAGTAATGGGCATCGAGACGGAATACGGCATTTCCGTCCCGGGCCACCCGAACGCCAATGCCATGCTCACCTCGTCCCAGATCGTCAACGCCTACGCGGCGGCGATGCACCGGGCGCGCCGCGCCCGCTGGGACTTCGAGGAGGAGAACCCGCTGCGGGACGCACGGGGCTTCGACCTCGCACGGGAGACGGCCGACTCCAGCCAGCTCACCGACGAGGACATCGGCCTGGCGAACGTGATCCTCACCAACGGAGCACGGCTCTACGTCGACCACGCCCACCCCGAATACAGCTCCCCGGAGATCACCAACCCCCGCGACGCCGTCCTCTGGGACAAGGCCGGCGAACGCATCATGGCCGAGGCCGCCGAACGGGCAGCGCAGCTCCCCGGCGCCCAGCCCATCCACCTCTACAAGAACAACACCGACAACAAGGGCGCGTCCTACGGAACGCACGAGAACTACCTGATGAAGCGGGAGACCCCCTTCTCGGACATCGTGCGCCACCTGACGCCCTTCTTCGTCTCCCGGCAGGTCGTCACCGGCGCCGGCCGGGTCGGCATCGGCCAGGACGGCCACGAACACGGCTTCCAGATCAGCCAGCGCGCCGACTACTTCGAGGTCGAGGTCGGGCTGGAGACCACACTCAAGCGGCCCATCATCAACACCCGCGACGAACCGCACTCGGACGCCGAGAAGTACCGCAGGCTCCACGTGATCATCGGCGACGCGAACCTCTCGGAGATCTCCACCTACCTCAAGCTCGGCACGACCTCGCTCGTCCTCTCGATGATCGAGGACGGCTTCATCAACGTCGACCTGGCCGTCGACCAGCCGGTCCGCACACTGCACCAGGTCTCGCACGACCCGACCCTGGCCCGGCTGATCACGCTGCGCAGCGGCCGGACACTCACCGCCGTACAGCTCCAGATGGAGTACTTCGAGCTGGCCAGGAAGTACACCGAGGAGCGGTACGGCGCCGACGCCGACGAGCAGACCAAGGACATCCTGGTCCGCTGGGAGGACACGCTCAACCGGCTGGAGAACGACCCGATGAGCCTGTCGGGGGAACTCGACTGGATCACCAAGCGCGAGATCCTGGAGGGCTACCGCCGCCGGGACAACCTGGACTGGGACGCGGCGCGGCTGCACCTCGTGGACCTCCAGTACGCGGACGTACGCCCCGAGAAGGGCCTCTACAACCGCCTGGTCGCCCGCGGCAAGATGTCCAGGCTCCTGGACGACCAGGACGTCGAACGCGCCAGGACCAAGCCTCCCGAGGACACCAGGGCCTACTTCCGCGGGCGCTGCCTGGAGCAGTACGCGGACGACGTGGCGGCCGCCTCGTGGGATTCGGTCATCTTCGACCTCCCGGGCCGTGACTCACTGCAACGGGTGCCGACGCTGGAACCGCTGCGCGGTACACGCAACCACGTCAAGGAGCTCCTGGACCGCTGCCGTACGGCGGAAGAGCTGGTCCGAGTGCTGTCCGGCGGCTGA
- a CDS encoding ubiquitin-like protein Pup: MATKDTGGGQQKATRSTEEVEEQSQDAATTEDLKERQEKLSDDVDSVLDEIDDVLEENAEDFVRSFVQKGGE; this comes from the coding sequence ATGGCGACCAAGGACACAGGCGGCGGACAGCAGAAGGCGACGCGTTCCACGGAGGAGGTCGAGGAGCAGTCCCAGGACGCGGCCACGACCGAGGACCTCAAGGAGCGCCAGGAAAAGCTGTCGGACGACGTGGACTCCGTTCTTGACGAAATTGACGATGTACTCGAGGAAAATGCCGAGGACTTCGTGCGGAGTTTCGTGCAAAAGGGTGGAGAGTGA